The Streptomyces laurentii genome contains a region encoding:
- a CDS encoding ABC transporter (ABC transporter [Streptomyces scabiei 87.22];~identified by MetaGeneAnnotator; putative), with the protein MWHDTAVLFGRYARQTLRSPFQIFFGALMPLLYLFFFGPLLTHLPLGRTGDSWQILVPGLLLQLGLFGASFAGFAVIMEKNWGVLERLQVTPVSRLALLLGRTLRDTALFVFQAVLLILAALLMGLRAPLAGILIGFGFVALLTFSLASLSYALALNLRTPQEFGPAVNTLAMPSMLLSGLMLPMALAPGWLDTLSHFMPFRYLVDAVRDAYVGRYATSTMLYGVLAAIGLTAVAALVGTRTFRKASA; encoded by the coding sequence ATGTGGCACGACACCGCGGTGCTGTTCGGGCGTTACGCCCGCCAGACGCTCCGCTCGCCCTTCCAGATCTTCTTCGGCGCCCTGATGCCGCTGCTCTACCTGTTCTTCTTCGGTCCGCTGCTCACCCACCTGCCGCTCGGCCGGACCGGCGACTCCTGGCAGATCCTGGTCCCCGGCCTGCTGCTCCAACTCGGCCTCTTCGGCGCCTCGTTCGCCGGCTTCGCGGTGATCATGGAGAAGAACTGGGGCGTCCTCGAACGCCTCCAGGTGACCCCGGTCAGCCGGCTCGCGCTGCTGCTCGGCCGCACCCTGCGCGACACCGCGCTCTTCGTCTTCCAGGCCGTGCTGCTGATCCTGGCCGCCCTGCTGATGGGCCTGCGGGCGCCGCTCGCCGGGATTCTCATCGGCTTCGGCTTCGTCGCCCTGCTGACGTTCTCGCTGGCCTCGCTGTCGTACGCGCTGGCGCTGAACCTGCGCACCCCGCAGGAGTTCGGCCCGGCGGTCAACACCCTCGCCATGCCGTCGATGCTGCTGTCCGGCCTGATGCTGCCGATGGCCCTGGCCCCGGGCTGGCTGGACACGCTCTCGCACTTCATGCCGTTCCGCTATCTGGTGGACGCGGTGCGGGACGCGTACGTGGGCCGGTACGCGACCTCCACGATGCTGTACGGGGTGCTCGCCGCGATCGGTCTCACGGCGGTCGCGGCGCTGGTCGGGACCCGGACGTTCCGCAAGGCGAGCGCCTGA
- a CDS encoding ABC transporter (ABC transporter [Streptomyces violaceusniger Tu4113];~ABC transporter signature motif;~ABC transporter, ATP-binding subunit, PQQ-dependent alcohol dehydrogenase system; TIGR03864;~ATP binding site [chemical binding];~ATP-binding cassette transporter nucleotide-binding domain; cl17201;~D-loop;~H-loop/switch region;~KEGG: sco:SCO5383 ABC transporter ATP-binding subunit; PFAM: ABC transporter-like; SMART: ATPase, AAA+ type, core;~Q-loop/lid;~Walker A/P-loop;~Walker B;~identified by MetaGeneAnnotator; putative) encodes MHTTSVIDASGLSRTFRTRQGGTVEAVRGIDLTVRPGEIVGLLGPNGAGKTTTLRMLSTLLPPTGGAATIAGHDLLRDPVGVRRAIGYVAQSGGVDPQETVRSELVIQGRLYGLTRAEAAARAAGVAADLDLTDLLDRGTTALSGGQRRRLDIALGLVHRPTLLFLDEPTTGLDPGSRAALWALVRRLRDEHGTTVVLTTHYLDEADALADRLVVVDGGVVVAEGSPAALKAAHGADTLQDAFLALTGRDLTPADPAPLSV; translated from the coding sequence ATGCACACCACGTCCGTCATCGACGCGTCCGGGCTGTCCCGGACCTTCCGCACCCGGCAGGGCGGCACCGTGGAGGCCGTCCGCGGGATCGACCTGACCGTGCGGCCCGGCGAGATCGTCGGCCTGCTCGGCCCCAACGGCGCCGGCAAGACCACGACCCTGCGCATGCTCAGCACCCTGCTCCCGCCCACCGGCGGCGCCGCCACGATCGCGGGCCACGACCTGCTCCGCGACCCCGTCGGCGTCCGCCGCGCGATCGGTTACGTCGCCCAGTCCGGCGGCGTCGACCCGCAGGAGACCGTCCGCTCCGAACTCGTCATCCAGGGGCGGCTGTACGGGCTGACGCGCGCCGAGGCGGCGGCCCGCGCGGCCGGCGTCGCCGCCGACCTCGACCTCACCGACCTCCTGGACCGCGGGACCACCGCCCTCTCCGGCGGCCAGCGGCGCCGGCTCGACATCGCCCTCGGGCTCGTCCACCGGCCCACGCTGCTCTTCCTCGACGAGCCGACCACCGGCCTCGACCCGGGCAGCCGCGCCGCGCTGTGGGCCCTGGTCCGCCGGCTGCGCGACGAGCACGGCACCACCGTCGTCCTCACCACCCACTACCTCGACGAGGCCGACGCGCTCGCCGACCGGCTGGTGGTCGTCGACGGCGGCGTGGTCGTGGCCGAGGGCTCCCCGGCCGCGCTCAAGGCCGCGCACGGGGCGGACACGCTCCAGGACGCCTTCCTCGCCCTCACCGGCCGCGACCTGACCCCGGCCGACCCGGCCCCGCTCTCCGTCTAG
- a CDS encoding DNA-binding response regulator, luxR family (C-terminal DNA-binding domain of LuxR-like proteins. This domain contains a helix-turn-helix motif and binds DNA. Proteins belonging to this group are response regulators; some act as transcriptional activators, others as transcriptional repressors. Many...; cd06170;~DNA binding residues [nucleotide binding];~DNA-binding response regulator, LuxR family [Streptomyces venezuelae ATCC10712];~Response regulator containing a CheY-like receiver domain and an HTH DNA-binding domain [Signal transduction mechanisms / Transcription]; COG2197;~Signal receiver domain; originally thought to be unique to bacteria (CheY, OmpR, NtrC, and PhoB), now recently identified in eukaroytes ETR1 Arabidopsis thaliana; this domain receives the signal from the sensor partner in a two-component systems; cd00156;~dimerization interface [polypeptide binding];~identified by MetaGeneAnnotator; putative;~intermolecular recognition site;~phosphorylation site [posttranslational modification]) — translation MTTARTIRVVVAEDQSAVRAGLVLILGSAPDIEVVGEAADGERAVELARELRPDLVLMDVQMPKLDGVSATRRVVAEGLADVLVLTTFDLDEYVFGALRAGAAGFLLKNAEAAELIGAVRTVAGGEGLIAPAVTRRLIAEFAAAGGRPAPVPGPDRSVLDGLTPREREVLSALGAGLSNAEIATRLGMAEATVKTHVSKVLGKLELRSRVQAAVLAREWGI, via the coding sequence ATGACGACGGCACGGACGATCCGGGTGGTCGTGGCGGAGGACCAGAGCGCGGTACGCGCCGGACTGGTGCTCATCCTGGGCAGCGCGCCCGACATCGAGGTGGTCGGCGAGGCGGCGGACGGCGAGCGGGCGGTGGAGCTGGCCCGCGAACTGCGGCCGGATCTGGTGCTGATGGACGTCCAGATGCCGAAGCTGGACGGGGTGTCGGCGACCCGGCGGGTGGTGGCGGAGGGGCTGGCGGATGTCCTCGTCCTGACCACCTTCGATCTCGACGAGTACGTGTTCGGGGCGCTGCGCGCGGGTGCGGCGGGCTTCCTGCTCAAGAACGCGGAGGCGGCGGAGCTGATCGGGGCGGTCCGTACGGTGGCGGGCGGCGAGGGGCTGATCGCCCCGGCGGTGACCCGGCGGCTGATCGCCGAGTTCGCGGCGGCGGGCGGGCGGCCGGCGCCCGTGCCGGGTCCGGACCGGTCGGTGCTCGACGGGCTGACGCCGCGGGAGCGGGAGGTCCTCTCGGCGCTGGGCGCGGGCCTGTCGAACGCGGAGATCGCGACCCGTCTGGGGATGGCGGAGGCGACGGTGAAGACCCATGTGTCGAAGGTGCTGGGCAAGCTGGAACTGCGATCGCGAGTCCAAGCGGCGGTGCTGGCGCGGGAGTGGGGAATCTGA
- a CDS encoding transcriptional regulator, tetR family (Transcriptional regulator [Transcription]; COG1309;~Transcriptional regulator, TetR family [Streptomyces venezuelae ATCC10712];~identified by MetaGeneAnnotator; putative) — MAEGLRERKKRQTKQRISDIATGLFLERGFTAVTVAEIAEAADVSVNTVYNYFPAKEDLFLDRMDGITQRLARMIRGRDAGESAARAVLREIRGHVGAVSPAYGLMEGFADFMRVIEDAPTLKARLYHLQQEVRRATVEALREEAGTGPGDPMPFLVGGQIIWIQETVVEFVTDAMLAGRHPHEVSREALGLLDEVEELLSDAVLDYAVREG, encoded by the coding sequence ATGGCTGAAGGGCTGAGGGAACGCAAGAAGCGGCAGACGAAACAGCGGATCTCGGACATCGCGACCGGGCTCTTCCTGGAGCGTGGCTTCACGGCCGTCACGGTGGCGGAGATCGCGGAGGCCGCCGACGTCTCCGTCAACACCGTGTACAACTACTTCCCCGCCAAAGAAGACCTGTTCCTCGACCGCATGGACGGGATCACCCAGCGGCTCGCGCGCATGATCCGCGGCCGGGACGCGGGGGAGTCCGCCGCCCGCGCCGTGCTCCGCGAGATCCGGGGCCATGTCGGCGCGGTCTCGCCCGCGTACGGACTGATGGAGGGCTTCGCCGACTTCATGCGGGTCATCGAGGACGCCCCGACCCTCAAGGCCCGGCTCTATCACCTCCAACAGGAGGTCCGGCGGGCCACCGTCGAGGCGCTGCGCGAGGAGGCCGGGACCGGGCCGGGCGACCCGATGCCGTTCCTGGTGGGCGGTCAGATCATCTGGATCCAGGAGACCGTCGTCGAGTTCGTCACCGACGCGATGCTCGCCGGGCGGCACCCGCACGAGGTGTCGCGCGAGGCCCTCGGCCTGCTCGACGAGGTCGAGGAACTGCTCAGCGACGCGGTGCTCGACTACGCGGTACGGGAGGGATGA
- a CDS encoding 3-hydroxybutyryl-CoA dehydrogenase (3-hydroxyacyl-CoA dehydrogenase [Lipidmetabolism]; COG1250;~3-hydroxyacyl-CoA dehydrogenase, C-terminal domain; pfam00725;~3-hydroxyacyl-CoA dehydrogenase, NAD binding domain; pfam02737;~3-hydroxybutyryl-CoA dehydrogenase [Streptomyces cattleya NRRL 8057 = DSM46488];~identified by MetaGeneAnnotator; putative), producing MARKLAVIGAGLMGSGIAQVSAQAGWDVVLRDVTDAALTRGTDAIRTSYERFVAKDRMTAADAEAALGRITATTDLEAVADADIVVEAVFEKLEVKHEIFRSLDKVAKDGAVLASNTSAIPITKIAAVTERPEAVVGTHFFSPVPMMRLCELVRGYKTSDETLAFAREFAESVGKTCIVVNRDVAGFVTTRLISALVVEAAKLYESGVATAEDIDIACKLGFGHAMGPLTTTDLTGVDILVNATNNIYTETQDEKFAPPELMRRMVDAGDIGRKSGQGFYTY from the coding sequence GTGGCCAGGAAGCTCGCCGTCATCGGAGCCGGACTCATGGGGTCCGGTATCGCGCAGGTTTCGGCCCAGGCCGGCTGGGACGTCGTCCTGCGTGACGTCACCGACGCCGCGCTGACGCGGGGTACCGACGCGATCCGGACCTCGTACGAGCGGTTCGTCGCCAAGGACCGGATGACCGCCGCGGACGCCGAGGCGGCGCTGGGCCGGATCACGGCGACGACCGACCTCGAAGCGGTCGCCGACGCCGACATCGTCGTCGAGGCCGTCTTCGAGAAGCTGGAGGTCAAGCACGAGATCTTCCGCTCCCTCGACAAGGTCGCCAAGGACGGCGCGGTCCTCGCCTCCAACACCTCCGCCATCCCGATCACCAAGATCGCGGCCGTGACGGAGCGCCCGGAGGCCGTGGTCGGCACCCACTTCTTCTCGCCGGTCCCGATGATGCGGCTCTGCGAGCTGGTCCGCGGCTACAAGACCAGCGACGAAACCCTCGCCTTCGCGCGGGAGTTCGCCGAGTCCGTCGGCAAGACCTGCATCGTCGTCAACCGCGACGTGGCCGGCTTCGTGACCACCCGTCTCATCTCGGCGCTCGTCGTCGAGGCCGCCAAGCTGTACGAGTCGGGCGTGGCCACCGCCGAGGACATCGACATCGCCTGCAAGCTCGGCTTCGGGCACGCGATGGGCCCGCTCACCACCACCGACCTCACCGGCGTCGACATCCTCGTCAACGCGACGAACAACATCTACACCGAGACCCAGGACGAGAAGTTCGCGCCGCCGGAGCTGATGCGCCGGATGGTGGACGCGGGTGACATCGGCCGCAAGAGCGGGCAGGGCTTCTACACGTACTGA
- a CDS encoding chitinase (Glyco_18 domain; smart00636;~The GH18 (glycosyl hydrolases, family 18) type II chitinases hydrolyze chitin, an abundant polymer of N-acetylglucosamine and have been identified in bacteria, fungi, insects, plants, viruses, and protozoan parasites. The structure ofthis domain is an...; cd06548;~chitinase [Amycolatopsis mediterranei U32];~identified by MetaGeneAnnotator; putative) has product MTALALPLAALVGLASPAEAATSASATYTKTQDWGTGFGASWTVKNTGTTAISSWTVEWDYPAGTAVTSAWDATVTNSGNHWTAKNLGWNGSLAPGASISFGYNGSGSGAPTGCKINGASCDGSTPQPGDAAPSAPGTPVASNVTDTSVKLTWAAATDDKGVKNYDVLRGGTKVTTTTGLTYTDSGLTAGTDYAYTVVARDTADQTGPASGAVQVRTTGGDGGGNPQPGSTVKMGYFANWGVYGRNYHVKNIATSGSAPKITHINYAFGNVTGGKCAIGDSYADYDKAYTADQSVDGVADTWDQPLRGNFNQLRKLKKMYPNIKVIWSFGGWTWSGGFGQAVQNPAAFAQSCYDLVEDPRWADVFDGIDLDWEYPNACGLTCDTSGQAAFKNMMQAMRAKFGANNLVTAAVTADASTGGKIDLTDYAGGAQYMNWFNVMTYDFFGAWDAKGPTAPHSPLTSYAGIPQQGFNSADAIAKYKAQGVPANKLLLGIGLYGRGWTGVTQDAPGGTATGPAQGTYEQGIEDYKVLKTSCPATGTVAGTAYAKCGTNWWSYDTPATINSKMSWAKSQGLGGAFFWEFSGDTTNGELVSAINSGLN; this is encoded by the coding sequence TTGACCGCCCTGGCCCTGCCCCTGGCCGCCCTGGTCGGGCTCGCCTCCCCGGCCGAGGCCGCGACCTCCGCCTCCGCCACCTACACCAAGACCCAGGACTGGGGCACCGGCTTCGGTGCCAGCTGGACGGTCAAGAACACCGGCACCACCGCGATCAGCTCGTGGACCGTCGAGTGGGACTACCCGGCCGGCACCGCCGTCACCTCCGCCTGGGACGCCACCGTCACCAACTCGGGCAACCACTGGACCGCCAAGAACCTCGGCTGGAACGGTTCACTCGCCCCCGGCGCCAGCATCTCCTTCGGCTACAACGGCTCCGGCTCCGGCGCCCCCACCGGCTGCAAGATCAACGGTGCCTCCTGTGACGGCTCCACGCCGCAGCCCGGCGACGCCGCGCCCTCCGCGCCCGGCACCCCGGTGGCCTCGAACGTCACCGACACCTCGGTGAAGCTCACCTGGGCCGCCGCCACCGACGACAAGGGCGTCAAGAACTACGACGTCCTGCGCGGCGGCACCAAGGTCACCACCACGACCGGCCTCACGTACACGGACTCCGGCCTGACCGCCGGCACCGACTACGCGTACACGGTCGTCGCCCGCGACACCGCCGACCAGACCGGCCCCGCCAGCGGCGCCGTCCAGGTCCGCACCACCGGCGGCGACGGCGGGGGCAACCCGCAGCCCGGCTCGACGGTGAAGATGGGCTACTTCGCCAACTGGGGCGTGTACGGCCGGAACTACCACGTCAAGAACATCGCGACGTCGGGCTCCGCGCCCAAGATCACGCACATCAACTACGCCTTCGGCAACGTCACCGGCGGCAAGTGCGCGATCGGCGACTCGTACGCCGACTACGACAAGGCGTACACCGCCGACCAGTCCGTGGACGGCGTCGCCGACACCTGGGACCAGCCGCTGCGCGGCAACTTCAACCAGCTGCGCAAGCTGAAGAAGATGTACCCGAACATCAAGGTCATCTGGTCCTTCGGCGGCTGGACCTGGTCCGGCGGCTTCGGCCAGGCCGTGCAGAACCCGGCGGCGTTCGCGCAGTCCTGCTACGACCTGGTGGAGGACCCGCGCTGGGCCGACGTCTTCGACGGCATCGACCTGGACTGGGAGTACCCGAACGCCTGTGGTCTGACCTGTGACACCAGCGGCCAGGCCGCGTTCAAGAACATGATGCAGGCCATGCGTGCCAAGTTCGGCGCGAACAACCTCGTCACCGCGGCCGTCACCGCCGACGCCTCGACCGGCGGCAAGATCGACCTCACGGACTACGCCGGCGGCGCGCAGTACATGAACTGGTTCAACGTCATGACGTACGACTTCTTCGGCGCGTGGGACGCCAAGGGCCCGACCGCCCCGCACTCCCCGCTCACGTCGTACGCCGGCATCCCGCAGCAGGGCTTCAACTCCGCCGACGCGATCGCCAAGTACAAGGCCCAGGGCGTCCCGGCCAACAAGCTCCTGCTCGGCATCGGCCTCTACGGCCGCGGCTGGACCGGCGTCACCCAGGACGCCCCCGGCGGCACCGCCACCGGCCCGGCGCAGGGCACGTACGAGCAGGGGATCGAGGACTACAAGGTCCTCAAGACCTCCTGCCCGGCCACCGGTACGGTCGCCGGCACCGCCTACGCCAAGTGCGGCACCAACTGGTGGAGCTACGACACCCCCGCCACCATCAACTCCAAGATGAGCTGGGCCAAGAGCCAGGGCCTCGGCGGCGCGTTCTTCTGGGAGTTCAGCGGCGACACCACGAACGGCGAGCTGGTCAGCGCGATCAACTCCGGCCTGAACTAG
- a CDS encoding hypothetical protein (conserved membrane protein [Streptomyces clavuligerus ATCC27064];~identified by MetaGeneAnnotator; putative) encodes MIVALIVICEVGFWVLLAAGLATRYLLKKPRAGAALLLAEPLLEVLLLVVTAIDLKNGAEPSAKHGIAALYIGYTVGHGHTTVKWLDGHAAHRLGGGPPPVVRPKYGMPRARHEGKIWLGTLVAAAVATGLLLLAILYVGDSGDTSSLKEWMAISWRAAGIHGVIALTYLLWPKKDPAGKDSAGEAGGVAAPGHHAEKATAWTLEKTERSAVPARDPQDVPDGLVRRPGQDEQQV; translated from the coding sequence GTGATCGTCGCGCTGATCGTGATCTGCGAGGTCGGCTTCTGGGTGCTGCTGGCCGCCGGGCTCGCCACCCGCTACCTGCTCAAAAAGCCCCGCGCGGGAGCCGCGCTGCTGCTCGCCGAGCCGCTGCTCGAAGTGCTGCTGCTCGTGGTCACCGCGATCGACCTGAAGAACGGCGCCGAGCCGAGCGCCAAGCACGGCATCGCCGCCCTCTACATCGGCTACACCGTCGGCCACGGCCACACCACCGTGAAGTGGCTCGACGGCCACGCCGCCCACCGCCTCGGCGGCGGGCCGCCGCCGGTCGTCCGGCCGAAGTACGGCATGCCCCGCGCCCGCCACGAGGGGAAGATCTGGCTGGGCACGCTGGTGGCGGCGGCCGTCGCGACCGGGCTGCTGCTCCTGGCCATCCTGTACGTGGGCGACTCCGGCGACACCTCGTCGCTCAAGGAGTGGATGGCCATCTCCTGGCGGGCGGCGGGCATCCACGGAGTGATCGCCCTGACCTACCTGCTCTGGCCGAAGAAGGACCCGGCGGGGAAGGACTCCGCGGGGGAAGCGGGTGGGGTGGCCGCCCCGGGGCACCACGCGGAGAAGGCCACCGCGTGGACCCTGGAGAAGACGGAGCGGTCAGCGGTCCCCGCCCGGGACCCACAGGACGTCCCCGACGGACTTGTTCGCCGTCCGGGCCAGGATGAACAGCAGGTCTGA
- a CDS encoding ATP:cob(I)alamin adenosyltransferase (ATP:cob(I)alamin adenosyltransferase [Mycobacterium smegmatis str. MC2155];~cob(I)alamin adenosyltransferase [Coenzyme transportand metabolism];~identified by MetaGeneAnnotator; putative): MVNLTRIYTRTGDQGTTALGDMSRTAKTDLRISAYADTNEANAVIGAALALGQLDEEVVKVLGRVQNDLFDVGADLSTPVVEDPKYPPLRVEQSYIDKLEEDCDVFLAELDKLRSFILPGGTPGAALLHQACTVVRRAERSTWAAFEVHGETMNPLTATYLNRLSDLLFILARTANKSVGDVLWVPGGDR, from the coding sequence ATGGTCAATCTGACGCGCATCTACACCCGTACCGGCGACCAGGGCACCACCGCCCTCGGCGACATGAGCCGGACCGCCAAGACCGATCTGCGGATCTCGGCGTACGCCGACACCAACGAGGCCAACGCCGTCATCGGCGCGGCCCTCGCGCTCGGGCAGCTCGACGAGGAGGTCGTGAAGGTCCTCGGCCGCGTGCAGAACGACCTGTTCGACGTGGGCGCCGACCTGTCGACCCCCGTGGTGGAGGACCCGAAGTACCCGCCGCTGCGCGTCGAGCAGAGCTACATCGACAAGCTGGAGGAGGACTGCGACGTCTTCCTCGCCGAGCTCGACAAGCTGCGCTCCTTCATCCTGCCCGGCGGCACGCCCGGTGCGGCGCTGCTGCACCAGGCGTGCACGGTGGTCCGGCGGGCGGAGCGTTCGACGTGGGCGGCCTTCGAGGTGCACGGGGAGACGATGAACCCGCTGACCGCCACGTATCTCAACCGGCTGTCAGACCTGCTGTTCATCCTGGCCCGGACGGCGAACAAGTCCGTCGGGGACGTCCTGTGGGTCCCGGGCGGGGACCGCTGA
- a CDS encoding integral membrane sensor signal transduction histidine kinase (Histidine kinase-, DNA gyrase B-, and HSP90-like ATPase; pfam02518;~Histidine kinase; pfam07730;~PFAM: histidine kinase dimerisation and phosphoacceptor region; ATP-binding region ATPase domain protein; KEGG: sgr:SGR_2158 two-component system sensor kinase;~Signal transduction histidine kinase [Signal transduction mechanisms];~identified by MetaGeneAnnotator; putative;~integral membrane sensor signal transduction histidine kinase [Streptomyces flavogriseus ATCC33331]) — protein sequence MAGLLDGAVHLPRPLLLLRSLSRPLLLLRSLSRPHRDDLLIAAAGLSCGLLLWSYGLYTSGGRLFEQRWAPLIPLAVMTVMEALRRTAPRTALIIGSVAIAADQFTNGSLATVLMFTDVVYAAVVYGPPASARRIPYTTGLISVAVTVVLLVWWQNAFALLVGVLAGMLSFMPAVTGAIVRNHRDAAEAARLRAEQTALLAEMDRTQAIAAERTRMARELHDMVANHLSAIAIHSTAALSIDDGATTRRALSVIRENSVAGLEEMRRLIGLLRDGSGADDAPAAVPRLSGLAALIEQARANGAPSGLAFSLDDTRAEAEEALPAPVELAAYRIVQESLTNAIKHAPAGTVAVVLARDPRALTVRVTSPYGERPGPRAPGSGAGLVGMRERVALLGGEFEAGPVSDGGGARIWRVRAVLPAEERTAEA from the coding sequence GTGGCCGGCCTGTTGGATGGTGCCGTGCACCTTCCCCGCCCCCTCCTTCTGCTCCGCTCGCTGTCCCGCCCCCTCCTTCTCCTCCGCTCGCTGTCCCGCCCCCACCGCGACGATCTGCTGATCGCCGCCGCCGGTCTGTCCTGCGGTCTGCTCCTGTGGTCCTACGGTCTCTACACGTCCGGCGGCCGGCTCTTCGAGCAGCGCTGGGCCCCGTTGATCCCGCTGGCGGTGATGACGGTGATGGAGGCGCTGCGGCGGACGGCTCCGCGGACCGCGCTGATCATCGGCTCGGTGGCCATCGCCGCGGACCAGTTCACCAACGGCAGTCTCGCCACGGTGCTGATGTTCACGGACGTGGTGTACGCGGCGGTGGTCTACGGTCCGCCCGCCTCGGCCCGGCGCATCCCGTACACCACCGGTCTGATCTCCGTCGCGGTCACGGTGGTGCTGCTGGTCTGGTGGCAGAACGCGTTCGCCCTGCTCGTGGGCGTCCTCGCGGGCATGCTCTCCTTCATGCCCGCGGTCACCGGCGCGATCGTGCGCAATCACCGCGACGCGGCGGAGGCGGCGCGGCTGCGCGCCGAACAGACGGCGCTGCTGGCCGAGATGGACCGGACGCAGGCGATCGCCGCCGAGCGCACCCGGATGGCGCGGGAGCTGCACGACATGGTCGCCAACCATCTGTCGGCGATCGCGATCCACTCCACGGCCGCGCTGTCGATCGACGACGGGGCCACCACCCGGCGGGCACTGTCCGTGATCCGGGAGAACAGCGTGGCGGGCCTGGAGGAGATGCGCCGGCTGATCGGCCTGCTGCGCGACGGCTCGGGCGCGGACGACGCGCCCGCCGCCGTGCCGCGCCTCTCGGGGCTGGCCGCGCTGATCGAGCAGGCGCGGGCGAACGGGGCGCCGAGCGGGCTCGCGTTCTCCCTGGACGACACGCGCGCGGAGGCGGAGGAGGCGCTGCCGGCGCCGGTGGAGCTGGCCGCGTACCGGATCGTGCAGGAGTCGCTGACGAACGCGATCAAGCACGCCCCGGCCGGTACGGTCGCGGTGGTCCTGGCGCGCGACCCGCGGGCCCTGACGGTACGGGTGACCAGCCCGTACGGGGAGCGGCCCGGGCCGCGGGCGCCGGGTTCGGGGGCCGGTCTCGTCGGTATGCGGGAGCGGGTGGCGCTGCTGGGCGGGGAGTTCGAGGCGGGCCCGGTCTCCGACGGAGGCGGGGCGAGGATCTGGCGGGTACGGGCGGTGCTGCCCGCCGAGGAGAGGACGGCGGAGGCATGA